One Thalassoglobus sp. JC818 genomic region harbors:
- the glnA gene encoding type I glutamate--ammonia ligase produces the protein MTPREVLALCRQKEIQAVDLRFMDFPGMQKHFTIPVDALDEQSFEDGLTFDGSSIHGWQAINESDMLVVPQPETAMIDPFMASTLAMTCNIQDPITRSDYNRDPRNVARKAEVYMRSTGIADIAYFGLEPEFFVFDQVRFDQNEHEGFYHLDSVEGEWNRGGGDLGTGRGQQVRRREGYFPMPPTDSLQELRTEIMLTAKECGIDVIGQHHEVATAGQCEVDLKFAPLLAAADALLCLKYLIKNVAAKHGKTATFMPKPIWNDNGSGLHMHFSLWKSGEPLFSGSGYGGMSELAMHAIGGILKHAPAILAFSCPTTNSYKRFVPGFDAPVNLTYSFRNRSAAIRIPVHASSSESRRIEFRCPDPACNPYLANAAVLMAALDGIQKKIDPGMPLDKDVYDLPTEELGEYPKVPTSLAEAVEALRNDHDFLLRGDVFTEDVIDTWIWYKTEREIEAVRQRPHPWEFALYYDA, from the coding sequence ATGACACCTCGTGAAGTGTTGGCACTTTGCCGACAGAAGGAGATTCAGGCAGTAGATCTGCGTTTCATGGATTTTCCAGGAATGCAGAAGCACTTCACGATTCCGGTGGATGCTCTTGATGAGCAGAGCTTCGAAGATGGATTGACGTTCGATGGATCGTCAATTCACGGGTGGCAGGCGATCAACGAAAGCGACATGCTGGTCGTGCCGCAGCCTGAAACGGCGATGATCGACCCGTTTATGGCGTCAACGCTGGCAATGACCTGCAACATTCAGGACCCGATCACAAGGTCTGACTACAACCGCGATCCTCGCAACGTGGCCCGCAAGGCTGAAGTTTACATGAGGTCGACCGGGATTGCCGACATCGCCTATTTTGGGCTCGAGCCGGAGTTCTTCGTCTTCGATCAGGTTCGATTCGATCAGAACGAACACGAAGGCTTCTACCATCTCGACAGTGTTGAGGGAGAGTGGAATCGGGGCGGCGGAGATCTGGGAACGGGTCGCGGGCAGCAGGTTCGCCGGCGAGAGGGGTATTTTCCGATGCCCCCAACGGATTCCCTGCAGGAACTCCGTACTGAGATCATGTTGACCGCAAAAGAGTGCGGGATCGACGTGATCGGTCAGCATCATGAAGTCGCGACAGCGGGGCAATGTGAAGTCGATCTGAAATTCGCTCCGCTTCTGGCAGCTGCAGATGCTCTGCTTTGTCTGAAGTATCTCATTAAGAATGTCGCTGCCAAGCACGGAAAAACGGCGACGTTCATGCCAAAACCGATCTGGAACGACAATGGCTCCGGCCTGCATATGCACTTTTCGCTTTGGAAAAGTGGTGAGCCGCTCTTCTCCGGTTCAGGATATGGGGGCATGAGTGAACTGGCAATGCATGCCATCGGCGGCATTCTGAAACATGCTCCGGCAATTCTCGCCTTCAGTTGTCCGACAACCAACAGCTATAAGCGATTTGTTCCTGGTTTCGACGCACCTGTGAACCTCACTTACAGTTTCCGAAACCGTTCGGCAGCGATTCGCATTCCGGTCCACGCATCCTCTTCTGAGTCGCGTCGGATAGAGTTTCGATGCCCCGATCCTGCTTGCAATCCCTATCTTGCCAATGCAGCAGTGTTGATGGCAGCCTTGGACGGCATTCAGAAGAAAATTGATCCGGGAATGCCGCTCGATAAAGATGTCTACGATCTTCCGACTGAGGAGCTTGGGGAGTATCCGAAGGTTCCGACGTCTCTTGCGGAAGCAGTGGAAGCACTGCGTAATGACCACGATTTCCTGTTGCGGGGAGATGTCTTCACGGAAGACGTGATCGATACGTGGATCTGGTACAAGACGGAACGAGAAATCGAAGCGGTCCGGCAGCGGCCTCATCCGTGGGAATTTGCCCTCTATTACGATGCTTGA
- the ilvC gene encoding ketol-acid reductoisomerase yields MAAKVYYDDDADLSLLKGKTIAILGYGSQGHAQAQNLRDSGCNVVIGQRKGSANYDLAVSHGFDPLPVDEAAAAGDLVNMLLPDEVQGDIFRNYVKDNLSPGNLLLCSHGFNIHFGQVIPPEGVDAGLVAPKGPGHLVRSEYVKGGGVPSLIAMYPGSSETSRGLALAYAKGIGGTRGGVIETTFAEETETDLFGEQVVLCGGVSALVKAGFETLVEAGYQPEMAYFECMHELKLIVDLFYEGGLNYMRYSVSNTAEYGDYSSGPRIVTEETKKEMKRVLEEIQNGTFARNWLLENKANCPGFHATRRRERDHMIEKVGRELRSMMSWIDSKEV; encoded by the coding sequence ATGGCAGCCAAAGTTTACTACGATGACGATGCGGACCTCTCACTGCTCAAAGGCAAAACGATTGCCATTTTGGGCTACGGAAGCCAGGGGCACGCTCAAGCACAAAACCTGCGAGATAGCGGCTGCAACGTCGTCATCGGTCAACGTAAAGGAAGTGCGAACTACGACCTGGCTGTCAGCCACGGTTTCGATCCGCTTCCAGTTGACGAAGCTGCTGCTGCCGGCGACCTCGTCAACATGCTGCTGCCAGACGAAGTTCAGGGCGACATCTTTCGCAACTACGTCAAAGACAATCTCTCACCGGGCAACCTGCTCCTCTGCTCACACGGATTCAACATTCACTTCGGCCAAGTGATTCCACCAGAAGGTGTTGACGCTGGTCTCGTGGCCCCTAAAGGCCCAGGACACCTCGTTCGCAGCGAGTACGTCAAAGGTGGCGGTGTTCCGTCTCTGATCGCGATGTACCCCGGATCTTCCGAAACATCACGCGGCCTCGCTCTGGCCTACGCGAAAGGGATCGGCGGAACTCGTGGTGGCGTCATCGAAACCACATTCGCAGAAGAAACCGAAACCGACCTCTTCGGTGAACAGGTTGTTCTTTGCGGCGGTGTCAGCGCACTCGTCAAAGCTGGTTTCGAAACGCTCGTCGAAGCAGGCTACCAGCCTGAAATGGCCTACTTTGAGTGCATGCACGAACTCAAGTTGATCGTCGACCTCTTCTACGAAGGTGGCCTCAACTACATGCGGTACAGTGTTTCGAACACAGCTGAATACGGAGACTACTCCAGCGGCCCTCGTATCGTGACTGAAGAAACCAAGAAGGAAATGAAGCGAGTTCTGGAAGAAATCCAGAACGGAACCTTCGCCCGCAACTGGCTTCTCGAAAACAAAGCCAACTGCCCGGGATTCCATGCAACTCGTCGACGTGAGCGTGACCACATGATCGAAAAAGTCGGTCGCGAACTTCGCAGCATGATGAGCTGGATCGACTCGAAAGAAGTCTAA
- the ilvN gene encoding acetolactate synthase small subunit: MRHVLSALVMNQPGVLAHISGMLASRAYNIDSLAVGPTENEKFSRMTFVVKGDDRVLDQVRKQLEKIVTVVRVVDYIQEEHVERDLMLIKVETKTRLERSELKELVDIFRGSIVDVSAKHVMIEISGQERKIEAFIEAVRPFGILEMARTGRIALSRSNSMSSAIEVGDPTHSSDNVDQAV, translated from the coding sequence ATGCGGCACGTCCTCTCAGCACTGGTCATGAACCAGCCCGGTGTATTGGCCCACATCTCAGGAATGCTGGCCTCTCGCGCTTACAACATCGACAGCCTCGCTGTCGGCCCCACCGAAAACGAAAAGTTTTCGCGAATGACCTTCGTTGTCAAAGGCGACGACCGCGTTCTCGATCAGGTTCGAAAACAACTCGAGAAAATTGTCACCGTTGTTCGAGTCGTCGATTACATCCAGGAAGAGCACGTCGAACGTGATCTGATGTTGATCAAAGTCGAAACCAAGACTCGACTGGAACGCAGCGAACTGAAGGAACTTGTTGACATCTTCCGGGGAAGCATTGTCGACGTCAGTGCCAAGCATGTGATGATCGAAATCTCCGGACAGGAACGAAAGATCGAAGCGTTCATCGAAGCGGTGCGTCCCTTCGGGATCCTCGAAATGGCTCGAACAGGCCGAATTGCTCTGTCCCGTTCGAATTCGATGTCGTCGGCGATTGAAGTTGGAGATCCAACTCACTCCAGCGACAACGTTGACCAGGCTGTATAA
- the recA gene encoding recombinase RecA: MAKARASKKSPSDSRSESNGVLKNALGQIEKSFGEGAIMRLSDSPDGTVDGISTGSLSLDLALGGSGFPRGRIIELFGPESSGKTTLALHAVASAQKSGGIAAFIDAEHALDPAWARKLGVNLEELLVSQPTYGEEGLQIAEMLIKSNAVDVIVVDSVAALVPKAELDGEIGDKHVGLQARMMSQAMRKLTGAIAKAKTTVIFINQIREKIGVMFGSPETTPGGRALKFYSSCRVDVRRIATLKDGDEAIGIRMKAKVVKNKVAPPFRVAEFDMLGECGISMSADLLDLATAAKIVQKSGSWFNYGDTKLGQGRDKARVTLEENPELLNEIRDKVLMSKGLLLGDGSSEDEGEAES, from the coding sequence ATGGCCAAAGCGAGGGCTTCGAAAAAATCTCCTTCGGATTCGCGATCAGAGTCGAACGGTGTTCTGAAGAATGCTCTGGGACAGATTGAGAAATCGTTCGGCGAAGGCGCGATCATGCGTCTCTCTGATTCGCCTGACGGGACTGTCGACGGAATTTCAACCGGCTCACTTTCACTCGATCTTGCACTGGGCGGATCTGGATTTCCGCGAGGACGGATCATCGAACTGTTCGGTCCGGAGTCGAGCGGAAAAACGACTCTCGCCCTCCATGCTGTCGCCAGTGCTCAAAAGAGCGGTGGAATTGCTGCGTTCATCGACGCTGAACATGCACTCGATCCCGCCTGGGCTCGAAAGCTGGGTGTCAATCTGGAGGAACTTCTCGTTAGTCAGCCGACTTACGGTGAGGAAGGGCTACAGATTGCGGAGATGCTCATTAAATCGAACGCCGTCGATGTGATCGTCGTCGACTCTGTGGCGGCCCTTGTCCCGAAGGCTGAACTCGATGGGGAAATCGGGGATAAGCACGTCGGGTTGCAGGCTCGGATGATGAGTCAGGCCATGCGAAAACTGACGGGTGCGATCGCCAAAGCGAAGACGACTGTCATTTTCATCAACCAGATTCGGGAAAAAATTGGGGTCATGTTCGGGAGCCCGGAGACGACTCCCGGTGGTCGGGCTTTGAAGTTCTATTCCTCGTGCCGAGTCGACGTTCGGCGCATTGCCACTCTGAAGGATGGCGACGAAGCGATCGGAATTCGAATGAAGGCCAAGGTTGTCAAAAACAAAGTTGCTCCACCGTTTCGAGTTGCGGAATTCGACATGCTCGGAGAATGTGGAATCAGCATGTCGGCCGATCTTCTTGATCTCGCAACAGCTGCGAAAATCGTGCAGAAGAGTGGCTCCTGGTTCAACTACGGCGATACGAAACTGGGGCAGGGACGTGACAAAGCTCGTGTGACGCTCGAAGAGAATCCGGAACTGTTGAACGAAATTCGTGACAAGGTCCTGATGTCGAAAGGGCTCCTGCTCGGGGATGGAAGCTCTGAGGATGAAGGCGAAGCAGAGAGTTGA
- a CDS encoding MoxR family ATPase: protein MSGGTASVDQAQKLDTLRRNLCKVIRGKDETIEILLISLFAGGSVLMEDVPGVGKTTLAKALARSLDAQFRRVQFTPDLLPSDILGSSIYSPKTGVFEFRQGPIFCSILLADEINRASPRTQSALLESMSEGQATIEGVRHFLPKPFLVLATQNPVDFHGTYPLPEAQLDRFLVQLQVGYPDREMEIAMLYDRAITLPIDSIEPVMTMEEVADIQQTVREIDLDRSVAGYLVDIVARTRNHPLIRLGVSPRGSLMFFRAVQSAAFLSHRDFVTPDDVQRMAIHVLPHRLSLMPKARYGSMTKAQVIQEILSELPVPA from the coding sequence ATGTCAGGTGGAACTGCGAGCGTCGATCAAGCACAGAAGCTCGACACGCTTCGACGGAATCTTTGTAAAGTCATTCGCGGCAAAGATGAGACCATTGAGATTCTTCTGATCTCGCTGTTTGCTGGGGGCTCGGTCTTGATGGAAGACGTTCCCGGGGTCGGGAAGACAACTCTCGCGAAGGCATTGGCCCGGTCGTTGGACGCACAGTTTCGCCGCGTGCAATTTACTCCCGATCTTCTCCCTTCGGATATTCTGGGCTCATCGATTTATTCGCCGAAGACTGGAGTTTTTGAATTCCGCCAAGGGCCAATCTTTTGCAGTATTCTCCTCGCGGATGAAATTAATCGGGCCAGTCCGAGAACTCAGTCCGCTCTGCTGGAGTCCATGAGCGAAGGGCAAGCGACGATTGAGGGTGTGCGGCACTTTCTTCCCAAGCCGTTTCTTGTGCTGGCGACTCAGAACCCGGTCGACTTCCACGGAACGTATCCGCTCCCCGAAGCACAACTCGACCGTTTTCTGGTACAATTGCAAGTCGGTTATCCGGACCGCGAAATGGAAATCGCGATGCTTTACGACCGGGCCATTACATTGCCCATCGACAGCATCGAACCAGTCATGACGATGGAAGAAGTGGCGGATATTCAGCAGACCGTTCGTGAGATTGACCTCGATCGAAGCGTGGCTGGCTATCTGGTCGATATCGTGGCACGGACTAGAAATCATCCACTGATTCGCCTCGGCGTGAGCCCACGTGGAAGTTTGATGTTTTTCCGAGCGGTGCAGTCCGCGGCGTTTCTCTCTCATCGCGATTTTGTGACTCCCGATGATGTTCAGCGGATGGCAATTCACGTCCTTCCGCACCGATTGAGTTTGATGCCGAAAGCACGTTACGGAAGCATGACTAAAGCCCAGGTGATCCAAGAAATTCTGAGTGAACTGCCCGTTCCGGCATGA
- the carA gene encoding glutamine-hydrolyzing carbamoyl-phosphate synthase small subunit produces MTELAKLALSDGTVFTGRRFGAEGEHFGEVVFNTSMTGYQEILTDPSYNGQIVTMTYPMIGNYGVNRDDVERDRLALKGFVVKELCREPSSYRMTMSLDDYLRENGVIGIEGVDTRALVRRIRSDGAMTGVLSTIDLDDQSLIQKAQQSPHLVGQDLVKEVMPGAKSEWSDGLHEISQSEFTPQASTEACDKAYHVVAVDYGMKWNIPRHLKEMGCRVTIVPGNATAEEILALEPDGVFLSNGPGDPRPLLYAVEAIRGLLGKKPVFGICLGQQLLGMALGGEIYKLKFGHRGANQPVLNKETGRVEITSQNHGFALDINTLPEGTEITHVNLNDQTVEGIRHRDLKAFGVQYHPEASAGPHDSAYLFGEFRKMMAN; encoded by the coding sequence ATGACTGAATTGGCGAAATTAGCGCTCTCTGATGGGACAGTCTTTACTGGACGGCGTTTCGGTGCTGAAGGCGAACACTTCGGTGAAGTCGTTTTCAACACGAGCATGACTGGCTATCAGGAGATTCTGACTGATCCTTCGTACAACGGCCAAATTGTCACGATGACTTACCCGATGATCGGGAATTATGGCGTCAACCGGGACGACGTCGAACGTGACCGACTTGCCCTGAAGGGGTTTGTGGTCAAGGAGTTGTGCCGCGAACCGAGCAGCTACCGGATGACAATGTCTCTCGACGACTACTTGCGCGAGAACGGAGTCATCGGGATTGAAGGTGTTGATACCAGAGCTCTCGTCCGTCGAATTCGAAGCGACGGAGCCATGACCGGCGTGCTTTCAACAATCGATCTCGATGATCAATCGTTGATCCAGAAGGCCCAGCAAAGCCCGCATCTGGTGGGGCAAGATCTCGTTAAGGAAGTCATGCCCGGTGCGAAAAGCGAATGGAGCGATGGTCTCCACGAGATTTCGCAATCAGAGTTCACGCCTCAAGCTTCGACAGAAGCGTGCGACAAGGCTTATCACGTTGTGGCTGTCGACTACGGAATGAAGTGGAACATTCCACGCCATCTCAAAGAGATGGGTTGCCGTGTCACAATCGTTCCCGGGAATGCAACCGCAGAGGAAATCCTGGCTCTTGAGCCGGATGGGGTGTTCCTGTCGAACGGTCCCGGAGATCCTCGTCCATTGCTTTACGCTGTCGAAGCGATTCGTGGACTCCTCGGTAAGAAACCGGTCTTCGGAATCTGCCTCGGGCAACAACTCCTGGGAATGGCCCTCGGTGGCGAAATCTACAAGCTGAAGTTCGGACATCGCGGAGCCAATCAGCCAGTTCTGAACAAAGAGACCGGACGCGTTGAAATTACATCACAGAACCACGGATTTGCTCTCGATATCAATACGCTTCCTGAGGGAACAGAAATCACTCACGTCAACCTGAACGATCAGACGGTCGAGGGAATTCGCCATCGCGATCTGAAGGCGTTTGGTGTGCAGTACCACCCCGAAGCTTCGGCTGGACCACACGACAGTGCCTATCTCTTCGGTGAGTTCCGCAAGATGATGGCGAACTGA
- a CDS encoding transglutaminase domain-containing protein: protein MIEAPSDARGMLTQQRIAAIGIVSVQAITLGALMDAPGLAGFAVLLALVNFPVVRRGRLISIRTKHWVAMVGVLFFLKYSFAPREFEFRFAFLMTELAYEVATFCLVVELISLYRLQNRSRLPLNFLAFAVVGMIFTGNVRLSPNRRLAMLILVQLFVIFWAWFATSSRRQIRNSSARSSWFRTGVITTLLVLALVGGTACSVLLHRNERRLEDLISTFLELNQEGPARAGFSGRGSLADITNWKQSEENELALSIHSPIMPGYMRGRVFDYFERDRWTVTQQARRLFQSEVPDEMTLQHASDQLYLPKGEIKGQFSEMKIWPVDRSTAGHCFGTLDTVGLVCRAYSVYVDRSGILTRPDDDLVSPYMLFRQPSRTPSRLPVSSDFLQLPESIDERVFSVAETIFDDESRPGEKIRGVKEFFLENFQYQLGFNAPPGEDRLGYFLSERVPAHCEYFATATAVLLRIGGVPSRYVTGYLAQEKNSVDGQWNARRKDAHAWVEAYDADLGRWVIVESTPAEGVPSPTSVSVWTQRREAFNQYVRSMQEAARRGQYASLAMMFVQPVLWGIAGLIALSAIGVALQRLLSVSLRRTAKTEAVTALSQERVRMDLFVAKYGLIRSPSETLLAFANRVETDPTVINRERVADWYRSYSTFRFRPRQPDVDLTALQSEGERIIASGVGKSATQKTEVENV from the coding sequence ATGATCGAGGCTCCTTCTGATGCCCGAGGAATGTTGACTCAGCAGCGAATTGCAGCCATCGGGATTGTTTCAGTTCAGGCGATCACTCTGGGTGCACTGATGGATGCGCCAGGGCTGGCTGGGTTTGCGGTGCTGTTGGCATTGGTCAATTTTCCCGTGGTCCGACGCGGACGACTGATCTCGATCCGGACGAAGCACTGGGTGGCGATGGTCGGCGTCCTCTTCTTTCTGAAGTACTCGTTTGCTCCTCGAGAATTCGAGTTTCGCTTCGCATTCTTGATGACCGAACTGGCTTACGAAGTGGCCACGTTTTGTTTAGTTGTAGAACTGATTTCCTTATACCGATTACAAAATCGATCGCGGCTGCCGCTGAACTTTCTCGCATTTGCGGTCGTTGGGATGATTTTCACGGGCAATGTGCGATTGAGCCCGAATCGTCGACTGGCGATGTTGATTCTCGTCCAGCTGTTTGTAATTTTCTGGGCTTGGTTTGCGACCTCGAGTCGGCGACAAATTCGAAACTCTTCGGCCAGGAGTTCATGGTTTCGGACTGGAGTCATCACAACGCTTTTGGTGCTTGCGCTCGTGGGGGGGACTGCGTGTTCTGTGTTGCTGCATCGCAACGAGCGGCGTCTGGAAGATTTGATCTCGACATTTCTGGAGCTCAATCAGGAAGGTCCAGCTCGCGCGGGGTTCTCCGGTCGTGGCAGCCTGGCAGATATCACCAACTGGAAGCAGTCGGAAGAAAACGAGTTAGCGCTTTCGATTCACTCGCCGATCATGCCGGGGTATATGCGAGGGCGGGTGTTCGATTATTTCGAAAGGGACAGATGGACAGTCACTCAGCAAGCGAGACGACTGTTCCAGTCAGAGGTCCCCGATGAAATGACTCTGCAGCATGCGTCGGATCAGTTGTACCTGCCCAAGGGGGAGATCAAAGGTCAATTCTCTGAAATGAAGATCTGGCCTGTTGATCGAAGCACCGCCGGTCATTGTTTCGGAACGCTCGACACAGTCGGGCTCGTGTGTCGAGCATATTCTGTTTACGTCGATCGAAGCGGAATCCTGACACGCCCGGACGATGATCTTGTTTCTCCATACATGCTTTTCCGGCAGCCATCTCGAACGCCCTCGCGACTCCCGGTTTCGAGTGATTTTCTACAGCTTCCGGAATCAATCGATGAGCGTGTCTTTTCGGTTGCAGAGACAATCTTCGATGATGAGTCCCGACCGGGTGAGAAAATCCGCGGCGTCAAAGAGTTTTTCTTGGAGAACTTTCAGTACCAACTCGGATTTAATGCACCGCCAGGGGAAGACCGACTTGGTTACTTTTTGTCGGAGCGAGTTCCGGCCCACTGTGAGTACTTCGCGACAGCGACTGCGGTTCTTCTGAGGATTGGCGGTGTTCCGTCGAGGTATGTTACAGGCTATCTCGCTCAGGAAAAGAACTCCGTTGATGGTCAATGGAATGCAAGGCGAAAGGATGCTCACGCCTGGGTGGAAGCTTACGACGCTGATCTCGGACGTTGGGTGATTGTGGAGTCCACTCCCGCTGAAGGAGTTCCGAGTCCGACGTCAGTCTCGGTCTGGACTCAACGACGTGAAGCATTCAACCAATATGTTCGATCCATGCAGGAAGCTGCCCGACGCGGCCAATATGCTTCTCTGGCAATGATGTTTGTACAGCCAGTGTTGTGGGGCATTGCCGGTCTCATTGCCTTGAGTGCCATTGGGGTCGCACTTCAGCGATTGCTCAGCGTCTCGCTGCGACGGACTGCGAAGACTGAAGCGGTGACTGCGCTCTCTCAGGAGCGAGTGCGAATGGACTTATTCGTGGCGAAGTATGGACTCATCAGGTCTCCCAGCGAAACATTGTTGGCCTTCGCTAATCGGGTTGAAACGGACCCGACAGTGATCAATCGGGAGCGCGTAGCGGACTGGTATCGAAGCTATTCCACATTCCGGTTTCGTCCTCGTCAGCCCGATGTAGACCTGACAGCGTTACAGTCGGAAGGTGAACGAATCATCGCGTCCGGGGTGGGGAAGTCTGCGACTCAAAAAACGGAAGTTGAAAATGTTTGA
- the ndk gene encoding nucleoside-diphosphate kinase yields the protein MALEKSLILLKPDAVQRRLCGEIISRLEKKGLKLVGMRMLVVTKELAAKHYEEHVEKPFYPLLEEFITSGPVVAIVVQGPEAVSVVRGMMGKTNGRESAPGTIRGDFGLSRQVNLIHGSDSPEAADRETAIYFQPEELVEYAPSLDSWVCASDEL from the coding sequence ATGGCACTTGAAAAATCTCTCATCCTGCTCAAGCCGGATGCTGTTCAACGTCGTCTTTGCGGGGAAATCATCTCCCGACTTGAGAAAAAAGGTCTCAAACTCGTCGGGATGAGGATGCTCGTCGTGACGAAAGAGCTTGCTGCCAAGCACTACGAAGAACACGTTGAGAAGCCTTTCTATCCACTCCTCGAAGAATTCATCACTTCCGGGCCAGTGGTGGCCATTGTCGTTCAGGGACCAGAAGCGGTTTCTGTTGTGCGTGGAATGATGGGTAAGACAAACGGTCGCGAATCTGCGCCAGGAACAATCCGTGGAGACTTTGGACTGTCACGGCAGGTGAATCTGATTCACGGAAGCGATAGCCCCGAAGCTGCCGATCGCGAAACTGCGATTTATTTCCAGCCAGAAGAGCTGGTTGAGTATGCCCCATCGCTGGATAGCTGGGTGTGTGCCAGCGACGAGCTCTAA
- a CDS encoding DUF58 domain-containing protein has product MKRQQPFLVRLTKFLVGFKLTPIGRVAVLGIFLSAIGAVTVEVPIYQIFCGFVVFFGLIELTGILLRPKVDVKAWLPDRVTAGESVTGYLTVTNRGWLPACDIMCVMFGLPGGLRHLDPDRSVQWIGAGETETLPFTIEAKSRGEYLLPEIRVHSTFPFNLMRFGKAKAPQLELLVVPAFEPIGRYSLPFSRKFQVGGVTVDSQIGQSTEFVGNREYVPGEPARKLDFKAWARVGHPVVREFQDEVTSDVALILDVFRPTEWRRFGMASKQLEMAVSLTAAIAHSLDQHQSSVEVFGCGPDLYLFQPSAQGSHFESILQILAMTQRNRYDSFSQLTEAMTEPLESTAVAICVFLTWNPEREHFVRMMIESGVGVRCYLIVDSRDEIGLPNDLDIAVIDPRNPSALEGIEQ; this is encoded by the coding sequence ATGAAGCGACAACAACCCTTCCTGGTCCGATTGACGAAGTTTCTGGTGGGATTCAAGCTGACACCCATCGGCCGGGTTGCGGTGTTGGGAATCTTTCTGAGTGCAATCGGGGCAGTGACCGTCGAAGTCCCGATCTATCAGATTTTTTGCGGTTTCGTAGTCTTCTTCGGGCTGATCGAGCTGACCGGAATCCTTCTGCGGCCGAAGGTAGACGTGAAGGCTTGGCTTCCGGATCGAGTGACTGCTGGCGAGTCAGTTACGGGTTACCTGACTGTGACAAACCGAGGGTGGTTGCCCGCCTGCGATATCATGTGTGTGATGTTTGGGCTTCCCGGGGGATTGCGGCACCTCGACCCCGATCGTTCAGTCCAGTGGATTGGGGCAGGCGAAACAGAGACCTTGCCGTTCACGATCGAAGCCAAATCGCGAGGCGAATATCTCCTCCCAGAAATCAGAGTGCATAGCACGTTCCCCTTCAATTTAATGCGGTTCGGCAAAGCGAAAGCCCCACAACTGGAGTTGCTGGTAGTTCCAGCGTTCGAGCCGATCGGAAGATATTCTCTGCCGTTCTCTCGCAAGTTTCAGGTGGGGGGGGTCACGGTCGATTCGCAGATCGGGCAGTCGACTGAGTTTGTTGGGAATCGCGAATACGTTCCGGGAGAACCGGCTCGGAAGTTGGACTTTAAAGCTTGGGCGCGAGTCGGGCATCCGGTTGTCCGTGAGTTTCAGGATGAAGTGACATCCGACGTCGCACTGATTCTGGACGTCTTTCGACCGACTGAGTGGCGGCGATTCGGGATGGCTTCGAAGCAGTTGGAAATGGCGGTTTCTCTCACCGCTGCCATCGCCCATTCGCTCGATCAGCACCAGTCGTCGGTCGAGGTCTTCGGCTGTGGTCCGGATTTGTATCTCTTTCAGCCTTCTGCTCAGGGGAGCCACTTCGAAAGCATTTTGCAGATTCTCGCAATGACTCAGCGAAATCGGTACGACAGCTTCTCACAACTGACAGAAGCGATGACCGAACCATTAGAGTCGACTGCCGTCGCCATTTGTGTATTCCTGACATGGAATCCAGAGCGCGAACACTTTGTGCGCATGATGATTGAGTCCGGAGTTGGCGTTCGATGTTATTTGATCGTTGATTCACGAGATGAAATCGGGCTCCCGAACGATTTGGACATCGCGGTCATTGATCCTCGAAATCCATCGGCATTGGAAGGGATCGAGCAATGA